Sequence from the Armatimonadota bacterium genome:
CGCCGATGTTGGTGGCCTCGCAGCGGATCAATTCCACGTCGCCGATGCCCATGAAGCCGAACATGAGCCGGAGCCAGGGAGTCTGCAGGTCGGCCTCCTGGTTCGGACTGCCCTCTCCGTAGTACCCGCCGCGGACGCTGATGATAATGACCTTCCTGCCCCCGGCAAGGCCGACCGCGCCCTCTTCGGTAAACTTGAAGGTGCGACCGGCGCGAGTGACGTGGTCGAACCAATTCTTGAGGGTCGGAGGCACGTGGAAGTTGTACATGGGCGTGGCGATGAGGATCCGGTCTGATGCCAGAAACTCGTCCACAACGAGGTCGGAAAGGGCGAGTCCGGCTTTCATCTCCGGCGTTCTGACCTCTTCCGGAAGGAACATGCCGGAGACCGCGGCCTCGCTGAGCATGGGCAGCGGGTCGGCGGCAAGATCTCTGTAGACCAGGGTTGCATCCGGGTGCAACATCTGCCAGCGGTCCACGAACTTCCGGCTGAGCCTGCGCGAGTAAGACTCCTCCCTGCGAATGCTGCAGTCGATGTGCAGAAGCTGGGACATGTGAGAAGAGTTCCCTCCTGTTGTCAGGGCGCCACTGTGAGTTGCCGCTCGGATTTCACGCCGGTTGCCGCGTCGGTGAAGACGAGCCGCCAGATGCCATCAGGGTCATTCAATGCGAAGGGAACGGCGACGGTTCCCGCGCCGGCCGGACAGTCGATGTTCCGGCTGTACTGCCGGTGCTCGCGGTCCGCCCCCGGCGCGAACACCGACAGGTGCACCACATGGAAGCCGGGCTCGCGCCCGTCGATGGAAACACGGACACCAAGTTCCACCGTTTGCCCCGGCGCGATCGATGAAGCAGAGTCCGGATTGCGGACGAAGTCTTCAGGGCCATCTGCCGGGCCGGCGACTTGCGTGATTTCCACGGAAAGTCCGGTGACGCGGTAGGGCAGAAGCGCGAAAAGCCGAGGCGTGCCGCGGGAGACTGTGGTCTCCCAGGTGTTTGTGGGCTCATGGCTTACGGGTTCCCCGGCGCGCACGTCGTAGATGTAGGCAGAATCGGGCATCTCTACCCGGACGGCCTGTTCGGGCAGACCGCGCATGAGAATGTCCTGCTGGAGAGCGAGGTAGCGCAGGTCACCGTCGGCGAAGGTGACCGGCTGTATGCAGCGCACCGGTCCCGCCGGGGAGCTGATCCGGGCTGCCGGCCCCAGCCCTTCAGCGCCCAGGAACCTGCGGAGCATCTCGGCGAAGACCCACTCCCTGGCATCCGCGCGCAGCCTGTTGTATGTGTGGAAGGGGAAGTTGAGCCACATGGTCTGGCCGGCGCCGAAGGCGTTGGCGATGAATGCCGGAGCGCCCTGTTCGTTGGCCACCGTTTCGCCGACAGTGGCCCGCACGCTCTCCAGCAAGGGCAGTTCCATCTCCACTGGGCCTGTGCTGGCTTTCACGGTGGTCGGCTTTGCGGACAGGGCTTCCGGTCCGGCGGGGGTATTGATCCCGAAAACCTCGTCCAGCGGCCGAGTACCCCGCATCGCGCCGTCTCCTGTGAGCAGCCCGGCGCGACCATCCGCGAGAAGCATCCCGCCGGCCAGCACGAACTGCCGAATGCGAGCCACCGCGGCATCCGACAGGCACATTGCCTGGGGAAGAACGAACAGCCGGCAGTCCTTCAGAGCGTCCGGGTTGGCTTCCAGCTCTGCCGCCGCGAGGAACCGGTACGGGTACCCCGCGTCCTTGAGAGCGCGGGAGATCGCCGACAGGTTGTTTTCGAACTCGTGGCCGCCGTCCCAGACAGAACCGCCGCGCAGTCGTGCGGCGAGCACCTGGGCATACAGATCGGCTTGGTTGTACAGGACGAGGACATGGGAGTCCTCGCGGGTGGCGTGGAGGAGGAGCCTGCCGGGCCCGGACTTGATCTCCCGTGCCGCGTCAAAATACCACTTCCCCGCGTTGGATACAGTCATGTCGGGGTTGAAGGGGATGTAATCGCAGCCCCAGGATGTCCACCACCAGCATGAGTTGTGGCCGCGGAAGAGATTGTGCCAGCCGATGGCGGTGAAGCCGTCCTCGCGGTCTGCCACCGCGTTTCCCCACTCGCCGGTGAGCGCCCCGGGCTCCTTGAAGGACCTGGCCAGTTCTCCCTGCAGGTACCCGCTGGTGTAACACTGGTTCAGCTCCAGATCGCGGGTCAGTTTGTAGAAGTCGTACCCCGCCCCCCAGTGGTAGCCGAGAAAACCGTCCCAGCCCACCTTGGCGCCGGGGTCTTCGGCCCGGATGAACCCCGCCATGTGCTGATGCAGGCCTGCGAAAGCGCTGTCCATGAAGGCCCTGAAGTCGAACCACGGTGCACAATTCTCGGGCTGCTGTAGGGCCTCGTCCAGCAGCATGGGCTTCGTAATTGCGTCGAAGTCGGCGTGATCCGTGGCCCAGACTGCATTGAGCGCCTCAATGGTCTCGTACTTGTCTCGCAGCCACTCGCGGAAGGCCTTCATACTTGCCGGGGACACTTCTACCTCGTAATGACCGTGGGACATGTAGTTCTCATCGCCGAGAGTGTACGCAGGCGGCTGGTACGGCGCTGCCTGGCGTGAGGCGATCTGCATCGACTGGCGCTCGCGCTCGATCCACTCCTCCGAGAACAGGCTAGGCACGAGGGTGTTGTCCGGCCGATCCTCGCAGGCAATGCGGGTCACGTACGGCACGAGACGCTGGCCGGACATGGAAGCGAGCGCGTACTCGCGCGCCGCGC
This genomic interval carries:
- a CDS encoding FMN-dependent NADH-azoreductase, translated to MSQLLHIDCSIRREESYSRRLSRKFVDRWQMLHPDATLVYRDLAADPLPMLSEAAVSGMFLPEEVRTPEMKAGLALSDLVVDEFLASDRILIATPMYNFHVPPTLKNWFDHVTRAGRTFKFTEEGAVGLAGGRKVIIISVRGGYYGEGSPNQEADLQTPWLRLMFGFMGIGDVELIRCEATNIGGQLHEASLAAAEARLEHILTSW